TGGGGGCACGGCGCAGACTCACAGCAGGTCCGCCTCGTCCGCGCGCCGCAGCCAGGCGCGGAAGGTCTCGCCGTCCGCGCGCTTGTCCACGTAGTTGTGCACCACCCGCGTGACGTATTCCGTCAGCTCGGTGGACAGGACTTTGTGCCCCCGCAGCTTGCGGCCGAAGTTGGCGCCCTCTCCGATCGTGCCGCCCAGGTGGACCTGGAAGCCTTCTACCTTTTCACCCTGGTCGTTGACCACCATCTGGCCCTTGAGCCCGATGTCCGAGACGTGGTGGCGGGCGCAGGCGTTGGGGCAGCCGTTGAGCGAAATCGTGATTGGAGAGTCGAGGTCCCCGAACTGCTCCTCCAGCTCGTCGGCCAATTCGATGGCCCGGGACTTCGTGGTCACGTGCGCGAGCTTGCAGTACTCCAGCCCTGTGCACGACAGGAGCCCGCGGCGAAACTCGCTCGGCTGAGAGTACAGGCCCATTCCTTCGAGGTCGGCCTGCAGCTTCTCGACGTCCTCCGGCTCCACGTCCAGGAAAAGCAGCTCCTTAAACGGGGTGAACCGCAACCGGGTGATCCCGTAAGACTCGACGAGGTTTGAAACCGCGATGAGCTGCTCGCCGGACATGTGGCCCAGCGTCGGCTTGACCCCGATGTAGAAGCGTCCGTCTTTTTGCTCGTGGACCCCGATGTGGTCCCTGTCGACGAGGTTGCTGGGGGCGCGGGGGCCGTCGGGAAGCGAATAGCCCAGGTATTGCTCCTCCAGGACCTGCCGGAACTTCTCGATGCCCCACTGCGCGACGAGGAACTTCAGGCGGGCGCGGTTGCGCAGTCGGCGGTAGCCGTAGTCGCGGAAGATGCGCACCACGTTGGCCCACACCTCGGGGACCTGTTCAAGGGTGACAAACGCGCCGAGCGATTGCGCCAGCATAGGGTTGGTGG
The nucleotide sequence above comes from Corynebacterium capitovis DSM 44611. Encoded proteins:
- a CDS encoding nitrite/sulfite reductase — encoded protein: MVAQTTATRRTREVKARAAKPEGQWLIDGTTPLNHDEELKQLEPVMQVKQRVIDIYSKQGFASIPPEDLAPRFKWLGMYTQRKQNLGGEFTGQDNSVLQDEYFMMRIRFDGGRCTSAQARVVGEISRDYARSTVDLTDRQNIQLHWVRIEDVPTIWDKLDSVGLNTWDACGDVPRVVLGSPVAGIAKDEIIDATPAIEEIQHIHTNEEFQNLPRKFKSAISGNSRQDVVHEINDIAFIGVVHPELGPGFECFVGGGLSTNPMLAQSLGAFVTLEQVPEVWANVVRIFRDYGYRRLRNRARLKFLVAQWGIEKFRQVLEEQYLGYSLPDGPRAPSNLVDRDHIGVHEQKDGRFYIGVKPTLGHMSGEQLIAVSNLVESYGITRLRFTPFKELLFLDVEPEDVEKLQADLEGMGLYSQPSEFRRGLLSCTGLEYCKLAHVTTKSRAIELADELEEQFGDLDSPITISLNGCPNACARHHVSDIGLKGQMVVNDQGEKVEGFQVHLGGTIGEGANFGRKLRGHKVLSTELTEYVTRVVHNYVDKRADGETFRAWLRRADEADLL